The proteins below come from a single Procambarus clarkii isolate CNS0578487 chromosome 26, FALCON_Pclarkii_2.0, whole genome shotgun sequence genomic window:
- the LOC138368952 gene encoding uncharacterized protein: MDRSPDGGPWFPQMVAHGSLRWGPWFPQMVAQGSLRWWPMVPSDGGPWFPQMVAHGSLRWWPMVPSDGGPWFPQMVAHGSLRWWPMVPSDGGPWFPQMVAHGSLRWWPMVPSDGGPWFPQMVAHGSLRWWPMVPSDGGPWFPQMVAHGSLRWWPMVPSDGGPWFPQMVAHGSLRWWPMVPSDGGPWFPQMVAHGSLRWWPMVPSDGGPWFPQMVAHGSFRWWPMVPSDGGPWFPLMVAHGSLRWWPMVPSDGGPWFPQMVAHGSLRWWPMVPSDGGPWFPQMVAHGSLRWWPMVPSDGGPWFPQMVAHGSLRWGPWFPQMVAHGSLRWWPMVPSDGGPWFPQMGPMVPSDGGPWFPQMVAHGSLRWWPMVPSDGGPWFPQMVAHGSLRWGPWFPQMVAHGSLRWWPMVPSDGGPWFPQMVAHGSLRWWPMVPSDGGPWFPQMVAHGSLRWWPMVPSDGAHGSLRWWPMVPSDGGPWFPQMVAHGSLRWGPWFPQMVAHGSLRWWPMVPSDGGPWFPQMGPMVPSDGGPWFPQMGPMVPSDGGPWFPQMVAHGSLRWWPMVPSDFVPWFPQMVAHGSLRWWPMVPSDGGPWFPQILSHGSLRWWPMVPLDGAHGSLRITFPVLT; encoded by the coding sequence ATGGACCGCAGTCCAGATGGTGGCCCATGGTTCCCTCAGATGGTGGCCCATGGTTCCCTCAGATGGGGCCCATGGTTCCCTCAGATGGTGGCCCAGGGTTCCCTCAGATGGTGGCCCATGGTTCCCTCAGATGGTGGCCCATGGTTCCCTCAGATGGTGGCCCATGGTTCCCTCAGATGGTGGCCCATGGTTCCCTCAGATGGTGGCCCATGGTTCCCTCAGATGGTGGCCCATGGTTCCCTCAGATGGTGGCCCATGGTTCCCTCAGATGGTGGCCCATGGTTCCCTCAGATGGTGGCCCATGGTTCCCTCAGATGGTGGCCCATGGTTCCCTCAGATGGTGGCCCATGGTTCCCTCAGATGGTGGCCCATGGTTCCCTCCGATGGTGGCCCATGGTTCCCTCAGATGGTGGCCCATGGTTCCCTCAGATGGTGGCCCATGGTTCCCTCAGATGGTGGCCCATGGTTCCCTCCGATGGTGGCCCATGGTTCCCTCAGATGGTGGCCCATGGTTCCCTCAGATGGTGGCCCATGGTTCCCTCAGATGGTGGCCCATGGTTCCCTCAGATGGTGGCCCATGGTTCCCTCAGATGGTGGCCCATGGTTCCCTCAGATGGTGGCCCATGGTTCCCTCAGATGGTGGCCCATGGTTCTTTCAGATGGTGGCCCATGGTTCCCTCAGATGGTGGCCCATGGTTCCCTCTGATGGTGGCCCATGGTTCCCTCAGATGGTGGCCCATGGTTCCCTCAGATGGTGGCCCATGGTTCCCTCAGATGGTGGCCCATGGTTCCCTCAGATGGTGGCCCATGGTTCCCTCAGATGGTGGCCCATGGTTCCCTCAGATGGTGGCCCATGGTTCCCTCAGATGGTGGCCCATGGTTCCCTCAGATGGTGGCCCATGGTTCCCTCAGATGGTGGCCCATGGTTCCCTCAGATGGGGCCCATGGTTCCCTCAGATGGTGGCCCATGGTTCCCTCAGATGGTGGCCCATGGTTCCCTCAGATGGTGGCCCATGGTTCCCTCAGATGGGGCCCATGGTTCCCTCAGATGGTGGCCCATGGTTCCCTCAGATGGTGGCCCATGGTTCCCTCAGATGGTGGCCCATGGTTCCCTCAGATGGGGGCCCATGGTTCCCTCAGATGGTGGCCCATGGTTCCCTCAGATGGGGCCCATGGTTCCCTCAGATGGTGGCCCATGGTTCCCTCAGATGGTGGCCCATGGTTCCCTCAGATGGTGGCCCATGGTTCCCTCAGATGGTGGCCCATGGTTCCCTCAGATGGTGGCCCATGGTTCCCTCAGATGGTGGCCCATGGTTCCCTCAGATGGTGGCCCATGGTTCCCTCAGATGGTGGCCCATGGTTCCCTCAGATGGGGCCCATGGTTCCCTCAGATGGTGGCCCATGGTTCCCTCAGATGGTGGCCCATGGTTCCCTCAGATGGTGGCCCATGGTTCCCTCAGATGGGGCCCATGGTTCCCTCAGATGGTGGCCCATGGTTCCCTCAGATGGTGGCCCATGGTTCCCTCAGATGGTGGCCCATGGTTCCCTCAGATGGGGCCCATGGTTCCCTCAGATGGTGGCCCATGGTTCCCTCAGATGGGGCCCATGGTTCCCTCAGATGGTGGCCCATGGTTCCCTCAGATGGTGGCCCATGGTTCCCTCAGATGGTGGCCCATGGTTCCCTCAGATTTTGTCCCATGGTTCCCTCAGATGGTGGCCCATGGTTCCCTCAGATGGTGGCCCATGGTTCCCTCAGATGGTGGCCCATGGTTCCCTCAGATTTTGTCCCATGGTTCCCTCAGATGGTGGCCCATGGTTCCCTTAGATGGGGCCCATGGTTCCCTCAGAATAACcttccctgtactcacctag